One window of the Archaeoglobus sulfaticallidus PM70-1 genome contains the following:
- a CDS encoding queuosine precursor transporter: MLYQNEILWFILLIVNFSGITLAYRLFGKSGLYAWTAMAIIIANIQVMKTIKFFGLVTAMGNIIYGSTFLVTDILCENYGKESARKAVMIGFFTLIFTTIIMQLCLAFIPDQSDTLSPALEQIFSLLPRITVASLTAYIISQFHDVWAFDFWKRKTKGKHLWLRNNASTMVSQLIDNAVFTWIAFVGFGIFWEQVFPWEVIAEIFITSYIMKFIVAVLDTPFVYLSRVIKESLAEK; the protein is encoded by the coding sequence ATGCTCTACCAAAACGAGATACTCTGGTTTATCCTTCTCATAGTAAACTTTTCAGGGATTACCTTAGCATACAGATTATTTGGTAAGTCTGGACTCTATGCATGGACTGCAATGGCTATAATAATAGCCAATATACAAGTAATGAAAACAATAAAGTTCTTTGGACTTGTTACAGCAATGGGGAACATCATCTATGGTTCTACATTTCTGGTAACGGATATTCTGTGTGAAAACTACGGGAAAGAGTCTGCAAGAAAAGCAGTGATGATCGGGTTCTTTACCCTGATATTTACCACGATAATCATGCAGTTATGTCTTGCATTCATTCCCGATCAAAGTGACACTTTGAGTCCCGCACTCGAGCAGATTTTCAGTCTACTTCCGAGAATAACCGTTGCAAGCCTCACAGCATACATCATAAGCCAGTTTCATGATGTTTGGGCATTTGATTTCTGGAAAAGAAAAACTAAAGGTAAGCACTTATGGTTAAGGAATAACGCATCAACCATGGTTTCTCAGTTGATTGATAATGCGGTTTTTACATGGATTGCGTTCGTTGGATTTGGAATTTTCTGGGAACAGGTTTTCCCATGGGAGGTTATAGCAGAGATTTTCATCACCTCTTACATAATGAAATTCATTGTCGCTGTGCTGGACACACCATTCGTTTATCTGAGCAGGGTAATTAAGGAGTCATTGGCAGAAAAGTAA
- the tgt gene encoding tRNA guanosine(34) transglycosylase Tgt, protein MKFKIDTTLDRMRTGVVKTKHGKFNTPVFIPVATLASVRGLDNRDLKEMGAEVLLANTYHLHLRPGDEVIKKLGGLHKFMNIDLPIVTDSGGFQAFSLGFGMEHGVGKIANNIFLEGLKDIDFKGEKWAYVDDRGVRFKNHISGEIVELTPRKSMEIQSNLGSDIIFAFDECTSPLSDKKYTEIALERTHRWAEECLQYYNKKQAIFGIVQGGEYRDLRERSAKFMAERDFDGFGIGGSLGKSKRDMHNILEWVIPLLPEEKPRHLLGIGAVEDLFNCIERGVDMFDCVAPTRWARRGHLYISPEEGGKPENKFRIHIKNAKFRFDTNPVDRSCDCFVCQEYSRAYLRHLYVSNELTYFRLASYHNVYFIIRLVEKIRDSIESGAFYELKKRWLGYQ, encoded by the coding sequence ATGAAATTCAAAATTGACACAACATTAGACAGAATGAGGACAGGTGTTGTAAAAACCAAGCATGGAAAATTTAATACTCCGGTTTTTATACCTGTGGCAACCCTTGCGAGTGTTAGAGGACTTGATAACAGGGATTTGAAAGAAATGGGTGCGGAGGTTTTGCTTGCAAACACATATCATCTCCACCTCCGTCCTGGAGACGAGGTAATAAAAAAGCTTGGTGGATTGCACAAATTCATGAACATTGATTTACCCATTGTAACTGATTCTGGGGGTTTTCAAGCATTCTCACTTGGTTTTGGTATGGAGCACGGAGTTGGAAAGATTGCGAATAATATTTTCCTTGAGGGATTGAAAGATATTGATTTTAAGGGTGAGAAATGGGCTTATGTGGATGACAGAGGTGTAAGATTCAAAAATCATATAAGCGGGGAGATCGTTGAACTCACACCAAGAAAATCAATGGAAATACAATCAAACCTTGGTTCCGACATCATTTTTGCATTTGATGAATGCACTTCTCCTTTATCGGACAAAAAATATACGGAAATAGCTCTTGAAAGAACCCACAGATGGGCTGAAGAATGCCTTCAGTATTATAATAAAAAGCAGGCAATTTTTGGAATTGTTCAAGGGGGAGAATACAGGGATTTGAGAGAAAGGTCGGCAAAATTCATGGCGGAAAGAGATTTTGATGGTTTTGGGATTGGAGGCTCACTTGGAAAGAGCAAGAGGGATATGCATAACATTCTTGAATGGGTTATACCGCTTTTACCGGAGGAAAAACCCAGACATTTGCTTGGAATAGGTGCGGTCGAGGATTTGTTCAATTGTATTGAACGGGGCGTAGATATGTTCGATTGTGTCGCTCCAACGAGGTGGGCAAGGAGAGGACATCTTTACATTAGCCCTGAGGAAGGTGGAAAACCAGAAAACAAATTCAGAATTCACATCAAGAATGCAAAATTCCGATTTGACACAAATCCAGTCGATAGAAGTTGTGATTGTTTTGTATGTCAGGAGTATTCAAGAGCCTATCTCAGACACCTCTATGTTTCCAATGAACTCACATACTTCAGACTTGCATCATACCACAATGTCTACTTCATTATCAGGCTTGTTGAAAAAATTCGTGATTCTATTGAAAGTGGAGCATTTTACGAATTAAAAAAGAGATGGTTGGGTTATCAATAA
- a CDS encoding DUF166 domain-containing protein yields the protein MNSNLKLVVFYNGFFGERFIANLMNYSNSCPSFGACGLDQCVQCKQGAYSFSKNIVATFGLLSRENMPDFIEDAEDFLPKKIPKADIAVAINIHPDILMALPEKLKESGFKALIVPVEEPRWCSAGLAKQLKESCTEIGLEFAAPKPFCLLRKSEDTPTINRFIDEMGIGYPEFEVDVEDSRGVKKIKNFRVIRSQPCGAGWYIGIKLREFEFKDMRELWDRVSSSHHSFPCTASMEKDNEYNETLLHVAGYTARHAVDKAIGYEGDEDIPEHLIPIVKGST from the coding sequence ATGAATTCGAATCTGAAGCTTGTGGTGTTCTATAACGGATTTTTCGGTGAGAGGTTCATCGCAAACCTGATGAATTATTCAAACTCATGCCCCTCTTTCGGGGCCTGTGGGCTGGATCAATGCGTTCAGTGCAAGCAGGGCGCTTACAGCTTCTCCAAAAATATAGTCGCTACCTTTGGTCTTCTGAGCAGAGAGAATATGCCGGATTTCATTGAGGATGCAGAGGACTTTTTACCAAAAAAGATTCCAAAGGCAGATATTGCAGTAGCGATAAACATCCATCCGGATATTCTCATGGCGCTGCCTGAGAAACTGAAAGAGTCTGGATTCAAGGCTTTAATCGTTCCAGTGGAGGAGCCGAGGTGGTGTTCTGCCGGACTGGCAAAGCAGTTAAAGGAGAGCTGCACAGAAATCGGACTTGAATTCGCAGCTCCAAAGCCGTTCTGCCTGCTCAGGAAGTCAGAAGACACACCAACGATCAACCGCTTCATCGATGAGATGGGCATTGGTTATCCGGAGTTTGAGGTAGATGTTGAGGATAGCAGGGGTGTGAAGAAGATCAAGAACTTTAGAGTTATAAGGAGCCAGCCATGTGGTGCTGGGTGGTATATAGGAATAAAACTGAGGGAGTTTGAGTTTAAAGACATGAGGGAGCTATGGGACAGGGTTTCCAGCTCACACCACTCGTTCCCGTGTACAGCAAGCATGGAGAAGGACAACGAATATAACGAAACTCTGCTTCATGTTGCCGGATACACTGCGAGGCATGCAGTCGATAAAGCCATAGGATATGAGGGAGATGAAGACATTCCCGAGCATCTGATACCCATAGTCAAGGGAAGTACCTGA
- a CDS encoding carboxypeptidase-like regulatory domain-containing protein — protein sequence MVKLTNYLVFGFLALTILVAPASAIGILKIDLPSRAMVGDEVEIKIIESLSGDPVEGVTVYINGVEIGTTDEDGKITYVFNSPGVYLIGASKFGYTPAASLSLSVEPREVETPGSETPTKTPTPEIPETEEYRGLVFRGDLIYELFGDKVFDSINIKDLEISDLIEKARDVKPTSPVAFFTDGNNYMILYGEIDVEKSGYYRIEGYSLGVDVEFEDKSWKLFEVTNIEKLNAENVEVVDLLNNPGNFAGKEIVVDGPFREVSFNVKSFGTPVCVGSISTLPVDFNEFVKELMDAGKKLQKEPDRETIEELTKFTGASTFRFERIVETGTTQAYWKALNAEITALVIPAYLVDLLFPDELREFISEKGVVLLIENVNIRAEVASIGDILANPRQYYGKVVEISGVYNIAKDLSVKNMVATMFPPAATSPVDVYFEPMATFESSLPVVNALLGFGITGFEHNYSSIGDVVSVDGKYTLKGVVLTASLLDNSLPSVPVLVVFERYRQNFEDHTIPVDQAEDAIRTFTLIKETIAGVNAEEGKTQYEKPEEPPITPTPTENTQISVPTATPILEETEKPAPTSKLESLSLSITPSKITAKPGETINLKLKVDWEPKDWKGKADVKVVLSAAGFKKEFELPGIVLENPPIETEFSYTLPENLPPLTYEAKIIVEAEDKKAESEVEVAVGLSQTPGFEVVIALISVAGGIALRGARK from the coding sequence ATGGTAAAACTGACTAATTACCTCGTTTTCGGTTTTCTAGCTTTAACGATCTTGGTGGCTCCAGCCTCGGCAATCGGAATTCTGAAAATTGATCTGCCATCAAGAGCGATGGTTGGAGATGAGGTCGAGATAAAGATTATTGAATCTTTGTCAGGAGATCCAGTAGAGGGTGTTACGGTTTACATTAATGGGGTTGAAATTGGCACGACAGATGAGGATGGCAAAATAACTTACGTTTTCAACTCTCCAGGAGTTTATCTGATCGGAGCGAGTAAGTTTGGTTATACTCCTGCGGCAAGCTTAAGTTTGAGTGTTGAACCTCGTGAGGTTGAGACTCCAGGGTCTGAGACTCCCACTAAAACTCCTACTCCTGAAATTCCTGAAACTGAAGAATATAGAGGTTTGGTTTTCAGGGGAGATTTAATTTATGAGTTGTTTGGTGATAAAGTATTTGACTCAATAAACATTAAGGATCTTGAAATATCTGATTTAATTGAAAAAGCAAGGGATGTTAAACCTACCTCACCAGTAGCATTTTTCACCGACGGGAACAACTACATGATCCTCTATGGCGAGATCGATGTGGAAAAGAGTGGTTATTACAGGATTGAGGGTTACAGCCTGGGTGTTGATGTTGAATTTGAAGACAAGTCCTGGAAACTCTTTGAGGTCACCAACATTGAGAAACTTAATGCTGAAAATGTTGAGGTTGTGGACCTTTTGAATAATCCGGGTAATTTTGCCGGTAAGGAGATCGTTGTTGATGGTCCTTTCAGGGAAGTATCATTTAATGTGAAATCTTTCGGCACTCCTGTATGCGTTGGCTCAATAAGCACGCTTCCTGTTGACTTCAACGAGTTCGTAAAAGAGCTGATGGATGCTGGAAAGAAATTGCAGAAAGAGCCAGACAGAGAGACGATTGAGGAATTAACAAAGTTTACAGGAGCCTCAACATTCAGATTCGAGAGAATTGTTGAAACTGGCACTACTCAGGCATACTGGAAGGCGTTGAATGCTGAGATAACAGCCTTGGTAATCCCAGCCTATCTGGTCGATCTGCTTTTCCCGGATGAACTGAGAGAATTCATTTCTGAAAAAGGTGTGGTTTTGCTCATTGAGAATGTTAACATAAGGGCTGAGGTGGCTAGCATAGGCGATATACTTGCGAATCCAAGACAGTACTATGGTAAAGTTGTGGAAATTTCTGGAGTCTATAATATTGCCAAGGACCTCAGTGTTAAGAACATGGTTGCAACAATGTTCCCTCCGGCAGCAACATCTCCGGTTGATGTCTATTTCGAGCCAATGGCTACATTCGAATCGTCATTGCCTGTTGTTAACGCTCTTCTCGGGTTTGGCATCACAGGCTTTGAGCATAATTATAGTAGTATCGGTGATGTGGTGTCAGTTGATGGGAAATATACTCTCAAAGGAGTTGTTTTAACAGCAAGCCTGCTCGATAACTCATTACCATCAGTACCAGTTCTGGTGGTGTTTGAGAGGTACAGACAGAACTTTGAAGATCACACCATCCCGGTGGATCAGGCTGAAGATGCAATCAGGACCTTCACCCTTATCAAAGAAACCATCGCAGGAGTAAATGCAGAAGAGGGGAAAACACAATATGAAAAGCCTGAAGAACCACCAATAACTCCAACACCTACAGAGAATACCCAAATATCAGTTCCGACTGCAACTCCAATTCTAGAGGAAACTGAAAAACCAGCTCCAACCTCTAAGCTTGAATCCCTCAGCCTCAGCATAACACCCAGCAAAATAACGGCAAAACCTGGAGAGACGATAAATCTCAAGCTTAAAGTTGATTGGGAGCCCAAGGACTGGAAGGGTAAGGCTGATGTGAAAGTTGTTCTCTCAGCTGCAGGGTTCAAGAAGGAGTTTGAACTTCCAGGAATAGTGCTTGAGAACCCACCAATTGAGACTGAATTCAGCTACACTCTGCCTGAGAATCTGCCACCGCTGACTTATGAGGCAAAGATAATCGTTGAGGCTGAGGATAAAAAAGCGGAAAGTGAGGTAGAGGTAGCAGTGGGGTTAAGCCAAACACCAGGGTTTGAGGTTGTTATAGCGCTAATATCAGTGGCTGGAGGTATCGCTTTAAGGGGTGCAAGGAAGTGA
- a CDS encoding methytransferase partner Trm112, with protein MKRQLLDILACPVCKGDLTLEVEEEKDEEIIAGTLICEKCNEKYPIEDGIPNMLPPELRDKV; from the coding sequence ATGAAGAGGCAACTTCTTGACATCCTCGCATGCCCCGTTTGTAAGGGCGATCTCACGCTCGAGGTTGAGGAAGAGAAAGATGAGGAAATTATTGCGGGAACTCTTATCTGCGAGAAATGTAATGAGAAGTATCCGATAGAGGATGGCATTCCAAACATGCTGCCACCTGAGCTGAGAGATAAAGTTTGA
- a CDS encoding radical SAM protein, giving the protein MKCLICNRETHTETIPLCADCIRTNPETADKISRTLHKSVSGDRKCSLCENFCNFSVTGLCGLDRSLISPNRAMMTYYEDPLPTNCCNAWFCRGSSLRGTNLAVFYYGCNFDCLYCQNWEHKKAGRIISLDVAVEYAMKDRIKCICHFGGSPEPQLQFAIRFSRKVLKERDIMICWEWNGGGREKFVKEAVKISSESKGTVKFDLKAWNDNLYKILTGRSNKPTLKNFKLAYDIDPEVVSATTLLVPYYVDEKEVEGIASFIAEVDEDIPYSLLVFHPDYRLRDLPVTPREQVVRCYNAARRYLKNVNIGNLSLLGF; this is encoded by the coding sequence ATGAAGTGCCTGATCTGCAACAGAGAGACACACACGGAAACCATTCCTTTATGCGCTGACTGCATAAGAACTAACCCTGAAACAGCGGATAAAATCTCCCGCACCCTTCATAAGAGCGTTTCAGGTGATAGAAAGTGTTCTCTCTGTGAGAATTTCTGTAATTTCAGTGTAACGGGACTGTGCGGTCTGGACAGAAGTCTAATCTCTCCGAACAGGGCCATGATGACATACTACGAAGACCCTCTGCCAACGAACTGCTGCAACGCATGGTTCTGCAGAGGTAGCTCGCTGAGAGGAACTAATCTGGCTGTTTTCTACTATGGATGCAACTTTGACTGTCTCTACTGCCAGAACTGGGAGCATAAAAAGGCTGGCAGGATCATCAGTCTGGATGTTGCAGTTGAGTATGCAATGAAAGATAGAATAAAGTGTATATGCCACTTTGGAGGCTCGCCAGAACCCCAATTACAGTTCGCAATAAGGTTCAGCAGGAAAGTGCTGAAAGAAAGAGATATAATGATTTGCTGGGAGTGGAACGGTGGTGGAAGGGAGAAGTTTGTTAAAGAGGCTGTAAAGATAAGCTCTGAAAGCAAGGGAACTGTAAAATTCGATTTAAAGGCCTGGAATGATAATCTGTATAAGATTCTAACGGGCAGGAGCAATAAGCCCACATTGAAGAACTTCAAACTCGCATATGATATCGACCCTGAGGTTGTGTCTGCAACAACGCTGCTCGTTCCATATTATGTGGATGAAAAGGAGGTGGAGGGCATAGCTTCCTTTATAGCTGAAGTTGATGAGGACATACCTTACAGCCTTCTGGTCTTCCATCCCGACTACAGGCTGAGGGATTTACCGGTTACACCGAGAGAACAGGTTGTGAGGTGCTACAATGCCGCCAGAAGGTATTTGAAAAATGTAAATATTGGAAACTTGAGTTTGTTGGGCTTCTAA
- a CDS encoding flavodoxin family protein, which translates to MSKKLLSIVSTERKKGNSVLASKYIAKALNAELEIINLVKKDIRPCKACYRCLYGEDCKIDDDVEEILRKIDECDVLLISSPVYWLDATGNLKAFIDRCFMSMKYFERFKNKKGVVLTFHGFEDMKGWASATHLVLAKVLGVDVLANIEIKSALPAEMFMTESIKKLDLVAEAIKEEKRVVMDGQCPVCLNTVFRVIDGKLDCPVCGSLLDTELNILKRGERFTPEWVVKHFSVELIGLKEKYKEIKDELKRQTEMIFGESD; encoded by the coding sequence ATGAGCAAAAAATTGTTAAGTATAGTCTCGACAGAGAGAAAGAAAGGAAACAGTGTTCTTGCATCAAAATACATCGCAAAAGCCCTAAATGCAGAGCTGGAGATCATAAACCTCGTAAAAAAAGATATCAGGCCATGCAAAGCCTGTTACAGATGTCTTTATGGTGAGGACTGCAAGATAGATGATGATGTCGAGGAAATTCTCAGGAAAATAGATGAGTGTGATGTTCTGCTCATAAGCTCTCCAGTTTACTGGCTGGATGCTACCGGAAACCTCAAAGCATTCATTGACAGGTGCTTTATGTCGATGAAGTATTTTGAAAGATTTAAGAACAAGAAGGGTGTTGTTCTGACCTTCCATGGTTTTGAGGATATGAAAGGCTGGGCTTCCGCCACCCACCTAGTTCTGGCGAAGGTGCTTGGAGTGGATGTGCTGGCGAACATTGAGATAAAGTCCGCACTCCCGGCTGAGATGTTCATGACTGAAAGCATAAAAAAGCTCGATCTTGTCGCTGAGGCAATAAAGGAGGAAAAGAGAGTTGTTATGGATGGACAGTGTCCTGTTTGTCTCAACACGGTATTCAGAGTAATCGATGGCAAACTCGACTGCCCGGTTTGTGGCTCTTTGCTTGACACAGAACTCAATATACTGAAGCGGGGGGAGAGGTTCACACCGGAATGGGTCGTCAAGCATTTCAGTGTAGAGCTTATAGGTTTAAAGGAGAAATACAAGGAAATAAAAGATGAGCTTAAAAGACAAACCGAAATGATCTTCGGGGAGTCTGATTAG